A stretch of the Musa acuminata AAA Group cultivar baxijiao chromosome BXJ2-7, Cavendish_Baxijiao_AAA, whole genome shotgun sequence genome encodes the following:
- the LOC103992582 gene encoding CRIB domain-containing protein RIC4-like, which translates to MRDRRMDKFVILPFSGGCVSQSSVAVCENQPKRAAQTEAAPATSGKPRSSSGVLPFRRPCISTGFQKLVRSIKSLSQHLVFYKEEDEEVEMEIGFPTDVQHVAHIGWDGFNGMSSKTSWDKPPAQFLTLPPFSLKQFELAMTAQAGAPPPPPPSHGPGGSWPQ; encoded by the exons ATGAGAGACCGGCGAATGGATAAGTTCGTCATCCTTCCCTTCTCCGGCGGCTGTGTCTCACAGTCGAGCGTTGCAGTATGCGAGAACCAACCGAAGAGAGCAGCACAGACTGAGGCAGCTCCGGCAACAA GTGGGAAGCCCAGGAGCTCGTCCGGCGTTCTTCCTTTTCGAAGGCCCTGCATCTCTACAGGGTTCCAGAAACTAGTGAGGAGCATCAAGAGCTTATCCCAGCATCTCGTGTTCTACAAGGAAGAGGATGAAGAGGTGGAGATGGAAATTGGGTTCCCCACCGACGTGCAACACGTCGCTCACATAGGGTGGGACGGATTCAACGGCATGAGCAGCAAGACAAGCTGGGACAAGCCGCCTGCACAGTTCCTTACCCTCCCTCCCTTCTCGCTGAAGCAGTTTGAGCTGGCCATGACCGCACAAGCCGgcgcccctcctcctcctcctccatcccaTGGTCCCGGTGGGTCTTGGCCGCAGTGA